A single Anopheles funestus chromosome 2RL, idAnoFuneDA-416_04, whole genome shotgun sequence DNA region contains:
- the LOC125766392 gene encoding ubinuclein-2 isoform X3 produces the protein MSDVKRAIGDVMKKGGGGGGSGSNPFSALSASECSVSAATLNPFGNSDKDGRGDRTNGANGSGGKGGRKFPTIRLEMNLFEPTADSFPEFNFSKLIHEEQKRLKKAQKKQIDRTSNGFLSDPDMDVEVERMAKELERKYGMGSEYATKGKTARPTKLDYYDRGAGYDEEDSFIDNSEAYDELIPQEVETVGGGFYINSGQLEFKQLSNFERPEDAQRMPKPKKRALSTSSESSDEEEPAGEKKKSTQSVPQAQKVQAEKSATLTESQQNRPEAVEHDKGTVSVVVSSEPTVAVLEDEKSRLNGHVAKKQKMVDNGPIGVDQKAKPSAGGESGKEKTNGVKAKSSTSVSAVASVTTAGSVDSSKKEENGGVKELKTTTVKDMLRAKRDSLRKMEQEKKGRSSGSSRVSSSEAEEDGDGGGDEEDEDEENGEGDDEDEEEDEVYGLEEVGSDKNSRESGSDVDMVSDSGSSHKSEKNARGKVMQSVSSTGTVATNGTVDSEGRAVVAPSGPQQPSKERKQKDCKLPEDIPDQLRKDVDALKEQARAVPGNGKLNFFENKIADLLIRIDDSARSSIGSSKKNAIFRHLEAQLSISRQSLQLKLKKIRIRKLENKSKSVLSKLEDVITDTMPAVLAKHQLDCTKVNDLRVAAAAAAQAATSLPNGEKSDTPPNPTPQIRNPKKKYSWNERSRNLLWELYNIRLQTYALVRPRNQTEEEVVAEYLRTKVVPLWPKGWIRYEDIHKELDRRKKALAKSQGNTTVAAQNSTGKKSTPTGSPLLSPGSIVDAALLTGNSINGTKAPDGYVPPRSSTPSSVKSTNSKGGMDVEKGSGSVNNATHHSPITVQPTAASMSPNSSFKRTSDHSITNIMNSPPPPVEKQSGEQRRSFDAIDQSPITFASMDGQSGLGKDSLKRSPVTPVSINLSPGERRHPLASPDRQRWNSREDDSDSSIEIIAEYNVPRAGTAMSLQSGANLSASVSVLQPTATPLPGATANLPVLNKEKYKNLIAGKHKTHGGSGSSAGSSPITAGDIVSPAMGSGKYSKHSPVAGGHGNVASCGIIGFAAPSGNVSGNMLLSDVIGAGGGGSVRLKDTPPPLDVDQIMKDLKELQKQQNVGGTNRKSDSTALQSQQQHVQQVPLAQFIPRS, from the exons ATGTCGGATGTAAAACGCGCCATTGGCGATGTAATGAAAAAGggcggcggtggcggtggtagcGGTTCCAATCCATTCAGTGCCCTATCGGCGTCAGAGTGTTCGGTGTCAGCAGCGACCCTAAATCCCTTCGGTAACAGCGACAAAGATGGCCGAGGGGATCGAACTAATGGGGCAAACGGAAGTGGTGGCAAGGGTGGAAGAAAGTTCCCAACGATACGTCTCGAGATGAACCTCTTCGAACCGACCGCCGACAGTTTTCCGGAGTTTAACTTTTCCAAGCTGATCCACGAAGAACag aaACGTCTTAAAAAGGcacagaagaaacaaatcgaTAGAACATCCAATGGATTCCTATCGGATCCGGATATGGATGTTGAAGTCGAACGAATGGCTAAAGAGTTGGAGAGAAAGTATGGTATGGGGTCAGAATATGCCACCAAGGGCAAAACAGCCCGTCCGACCAAGCTGGATTATTATGATCGTGGTGCGGGCTACGACGAGGAAGATTCCTTCATCGATAATTCTGAAGCG TACGACGAACTCATACCGCAGGAAGTGGAAACCGTCGGTGGTGGATTTTACATAAACTCGGGGCAGTTGGAATTTAAGCAGCTGTCCAACTTCGAGCGTCCGGAAGATGCACAACGCATGCCGAAACCGAAGAAACGTGCTCTTTCAACATCGTCCGAAAGCAGTGATGAAGAGGAACCAGctggagagaaaaagaaatcgaCGCAAAGCGTTCCGCAAGCGCAGAAAGTGCAGGCGGAAAAGTCGGCTACACTGACGGAAAGCCAGCAAAATCGACCAGAGGCTGTAGAGCACGATAAAGGAACCGTATCGGTTGTCGTATCGAGTGAACCAACTGTTGCTGTACTGGAAGATGAAAAATCTCGTCTAAATGGTCATGTCgcgaagaagcaaaagatgGTAGATAATGGGCCAATTGGAGTGGATCAGAAAGCAAAACCTTCGGCCGGTGGTGAGtctgggaaggaaaaaacaaatggcGTGAAAGCTAAATCATCAACCAGTGTCAGTGCCGTAGCGAGTGTGACCACAGCAGGAAGTGTGGACAGTAgtaaaaaggaggaaaatggTGGTGTGAAAGAATTGAAGACCACCACCGTGAAGGATATGTTGCGGGCCAAGCGGGATAGTTTGCGAAAAATGGAACAGGAGAAGAAAGGTCGTAGCAGTGGTTCGAGTCGCGTTTCCAGCTCGGAAGCGGAAGAggatggcgatggtggtggagATGAGGAGGACGAGGACGAAGAAAACGGCGAGggtgatgatgaggatgaagaGGAAGACGAAGTGTACGGATTAGAGGAAGTTGGAAGTGATAAAAATTCGCGCGAATCTGGTTCGGACGTGGATATGGTGTCGGACAGTGGGAGCAGCCATAAGAGTGAAAAGAACGCAAGGGGGAAAGTGATGCAGTCGGTAAGCAGCACTGGAACGGTGGCAACGAATGGAACGGTCGACAGTGAGGGACGTGCGGTTGTAGCACCGAGCGGACCACAACAGCCTTCCAAGGAACGGAAACAGAAGGACTGCAAgctgccagaagatattcccGACCAGCTGCGCAAGGATGTGGACGCATTGAAGGAACAGGCGCGTGCTGTGCCCGGCAATGGAAAGTTAAACTTCTTCGAAAACAAGATAGCGGACCTACTGATACGGATCGACGATAGTGCACGTTCCAGCATTggttccagcaaaaaaaatgcgatcTTTCGTCACCTGGAGGCGCAGCTGTCGATAAGCCGTCAGTCTCTTCAGTTAAAGCTGAAAAAGATTCGCATACGAAAGCTTGAAAACAAGTCGAAATCGGTACTTTCGAAACTAGAGGATGTCATTACCGATACGATGCCTGCGGTTTTAGCTAAGCATCAGCTAGACTGTACGAAGGTGAACGATTTGCGAGTAGCAGCAGCTGCCGCTGCACAAGCCGCCACTTCACTGCCAAATGGGGAGAAAAGCGATACCCCACCAAACCCAACTCCACAGATAAGAAatccaaagaaaaaatactCCTGGAATGAGCGATCGCGCAATCTGCTCTGGGAGCTGTACAACATCCGCCTGCAAACGTACGCACTGGTGCGGCCCCGCAACCAAACGGAGGAAGAAGTGGTGGCCGAGTATTTGCGCACCAAAGTAGTGCCACTGTGGCCGAAAGGTTGGATACGCTACGAGGACATCCACAAGGAGTTGGATCGGCGGAAAAAGGCACTGGCGAAGAGTCAGGGCAACACCACCGTTGCGGCACAGAATTCCACGGGGAAAAAATCCACACCTACCGGTTCGCCTCTCCTATCGCCCGGATCGATAGTCGACGCAGCGCTACTGACCGGTAACAGTATAAACGGTACGAAAGCGCCAGATGGCTATGTTCCGCCCCGATCGTCCACACCGTCGAGTGTAAAGTCGACCAACAGTAAGGGAGGCATGGATGTGGAGAAGGGTTCCGGTTCCGTGAACAACGCAACACATCACTCACCAATCACGGTGCAGCCGACTGCCGCTAGTATGTCGCCCAACTCTTCCTTTAAGCGTACCTCGGACCATAGCATTACAAACATAATGAACTCACCGCCACCGCCAGTGGAGAAGCAATCCGGCGAGCAACGTCGCTCGTTCGATGCGATCGACCAATCGCCGATTACATTTGCCAGCATGGACGGTCAGTCCGGGCTGGGTAAAGATAGTCTGAAACGATCGCCTGTCACGCCTGTATCGATCAACCTGTCGCCCGGCGAACGAAGACACCCATTGGCATCGCCAGACCGGCAGAGATGGAACAGCCGGGAGGATGATAGCGATAGTAGCATTGAGATAATCGCGGAATATAACGTTCCCAGGGCTGGTACGGCAATGTCCTTACAATCCGGTGCCAATCTATCCGCTTCCGTGAGCGTGCTTCAGCCGACAGCAACACCACTGCCCGGTGCTACGGCCAATCTGCCTGTTTTGAATaaagaaaagtataaaaacTTAATCGCAGGAAAGCATAAGACGCACGGCGGCAGTGGTAGCAGCGCTGGCTCAAGTCCGATCACCGCTGGTGACATTGTGTCGCCGGCAATGGGCAGTGGAAAGTACTCGAAACACTCACCGGTAGCTGGAGGGCATGGTAATGTTGCTTCGTGCGGCATCATTGGATTTGCGGCACCATCCGGTAATGTCAGTGGCAATATGTTACTTTCCGATGTGATCGGTGCTGGTGGAGGAGGAAGCGTCCGGTTGAAGGATACACCACCGCCCCTCGACGTTGACCAGATAATGAAGGATCTCAAGGAATTACAG aaacaacaaaatgttgGTGGTACGAACCGAAAATCAGACAGCACAGCGTTACagtcgcaacagcagcatg TGCAACAAGTTCCACTGGCGCAGTTCATACCACGATCGTAA
- the LOC125766392 gene encoding ubinuclein-2 isoform X4: MSDVKRAIGDVMKKGGGGGGSGSNPFSALSASECSVSAATLNPFGNSDKDGRGDRTNGANGSGGKGGRKFPTIRLEMNLFEPTADSFPEFNFSKLIHEEQKRLKKAQKKQIDRTSNGFLSDPDMDVEVERMAKELERKYGMGSEYATKGKTARPTKLDYYDRGAGYDEEDSFIDNSEAYDELIPQEVETVGGGFYINSGQLEFKQLSNFERPEDAQRMPKPKKRALSTSSESSDEEEPAGEKKKSTQSVPQAQKVQAEKSATLTESQQNRPEAVEHDKGTVSVVVSSEPTVAVLEDEKSRLNGHVAKKQKMVDNGPIGVDQKAKPSAGGESGKEKTNGVKAKSSTSVSAVASVTTAGSVDSSKKEENGGVKELKTTTVKDMLRAKRDSLRKMEQEKKGRSSGSSRVSSSEAEEDGDGGGDEEDEDEENGEGDDEDEEEDEVYGLEEVGSDKNSRESGSDVDMVSDSGSSHKSEKNARGKVMQSVSSTGTVATNGTVDSEGRAVVAPSGPQQPSKERKQKDCKLPEDIPDQLRKDVDALKEQARAVPGNGKLNFFENKIADLLIRIDDSARSSIGSSKKNAIFRHLEAQLSISRQSLQLKLKKIRIRKLENKSKSVLSKLEDVITDTMPAVLAKHQLDCTKVNDLRVAAAAAAQAATSLPNGEKSDTPPNPTPQIRNPKKKYSWNERSRNLLWELYNIRLQTYALVRPRNQTEEEVVAEYLRTKVVPLWPKGWIRYEDIHKELDRRKKALAKSQGNTTVAAQNSTGKKSTPTGSPLLSPGSIVDAALLTGNSINGTKAPDGYVPPRSSTPSSVKSTNSKGGMDVEKGSGSVNNATHHSPITVQPTAASMSPNSSFKRTSDHSITNIMNSPPPPVEKQSGEQRRSFDAIDQSPITFASMDGQSGLGKDSLKRSPVTPVSINLSPGERRHPLASPDRQRWNSREDDSDSSIEIIAEYNVPRAGTAMSLQSGANLSASVSVLQPTATPLPGATANLPVLNKEKYKNLIAGKHKTHGGSGSSAGSSPITAGDIVSPAMGSGKYSKHSPVAGGHGNVASCGIIGFAAPSGNVSGNMLLSDVIGAGGGGSVRLKDTPPPLDVDQIMKDLKELQKQQNVGGTNRKSDSTALQSQQQHDRSDKKKMAA; the protein is encoded by the exons ATGTCGGATGTAAAACGCGCCATTGGCGATGTAATGAAAAAGggcggcggtggcggtggtagcGGTTCCAATCCATTCAGTGCCCTATCGGCGTCAGAGTGTTCGGTGTCAGCAGCGACCCTAAATCCCTTCGGTAACAGCGACAAAGATGGCCGAGGGGATCGAACTAATGGGGCAAACGGAAGTGGTGGCAAGGGTGGAAGAAAGTTCCCAACGATACGTCTCGAGATGAACCTCTTCGAACCGACCGCCGACAGTTTTCCGGAGTTTAACTTTTCCAAGCTGATCCACGAAGAACag aaACGTCTTAAAAAGGcacagaagaaacaaatcgaTAGAACATCCAATGGATTCCTATCGGATCCGGATATGGATGTTGAAGTCGAACGAATGGCTAAAGAGTTGGAGAGAAAGTATGGTATGGGGTCAGAATATGCCACCAAGGGCAAAACAGCCCGTCCGACCAAGCTGGATTATTATGATCGTGGTGCGGGCTACGACGAGGAAGATTCCTTCATCGATAATTCTGAAGCG TACGACGAACTCATACCGCAGGAAGTGGAAACCGTCGGTGGTGGATTTTACATAAACTCGGGGCAGTTGGAATTTAAGCAGCTGTCCAACTTCGAGCGTCCGGAAGATGCACAACGCATGCCGAAACCGAAGAAACGTGCTCTTTCAACATCGTCCGAAAGCAGTGATGAAGAGGAACCAGctggagagaaaaagaaatcgaCGCAAAGCGTTCCGCAAGCGCAGAAAGTGCAGGCGGAAAAGTCGGCTACACTGACGGAAAGCCAGCAAAATCGACCAGAGGCTGTAGAGCACGATAAAGGAACCGTATCGGTTGTCGTATCGAGTGAACCAACTGTTGCTGTACTGGAAGATGAAAAATCTCGTCTAAATGGTCATGTCgcgaagaagcaaaagatgGTAGATAATGGGCCAATTGGAGTGGATCAGAAAGCAAAACCTTCGGCCGGTGGTGAGtctgggaaggaaaaaacaaatggcGTGAAAGCTAAATCATCAACCAGTGTCAGTGCCGTAGCGAGTGTGACCACAGCAGGAAGTGTGGACAGTAgtaaaaaggaggaaaatggTGGTGTGAAAGAATTGAAGACCACCACCGTGAAGGATATGTTGCGGGCCAAGCGGGATAGTTTGCGAAAAATGGAACAGGAGAAGAAAGGTCGTAGCAGTGGTTCGAGTCGCGTTTCCAGCTCGGAAGCGGAAGAggatggcgatggtggtggagATGAGGAGGACGAGGACGAAGAAAACGGCGAGggtgatgatgaggatgaagaGGAAGACGAAGTGTACGGATTAGAGGAAGTTGGAAGTGATAAAAATTCGCGCGAATCTGGTTCGGACGTGGATATGGTGTCGGACAGTGGGAGCAGCCATAAGAGTGAAAAGAACGCAAGGGGGAAAGTGATGCAGTCGGTAAGCAGCACTGGAACGGTGGCAACGAATGGAACGGTCGACAGTGAGGGACGTGCGGTTGTAGCACCGAGCGGACCACAACAGCCTTCCAAGGAACGGAAACAGAAGGACTGCAAgctgccagaagatattcccGACCAGCTGCGCAAGGATGTGGACGCATTGAAGGAACAGGCGCGTGCTGTGCCCGGCAATGGAAAGTTAAACTTCTTCGAAAACAAGATAGCGGACCTACTGATACGGATCGACGATAGTGCACGTTCCAGCATTggttccagcaaaaaaaatgcgatcTTTCGTCACCTGGAGGCGCAGCTGTCGATAAGCCGTCAGTCTCTTCAGTTAAAGCTGAAAAAGATTCGCATACGAAAGCTTGAAAACAAGTCGAAATCGGTACTTTCGAAACTAGAGGATGTCATTACCGATACGATGCCTGCGGTTTTAGCTAAGCATCAGCTAGACTGTACGAAGGTGAACGATTTGCGAGTAGCAGCAGCTGCCGCTGCACAAGCCGCCACTTCACTGCCAAATGGGGAGAAAAGCGATACCCCACCAAACCCAACTCCACAGATAAGAAatccaaagaaaaaatactCCTGGAATGAGCGATCGCGCAATCTGCTCTGGGAGCTGTACAACATCCGCCTGCAAACGTACGCACTGGTGCGGCCCCGCAACCAAACGGAGGAAGAAGTGGTGGCCGAGTATTTGCGCACCAAAGTAGTGCCACTGTGGCCGAAAGGTTGGATACGCTACGAGGACATCCACAAGGAGTTGGATCGGCGGAAAAAGGCACTGGCGAAGAGTCAGGGCAACACCACCGTTGCGGCACAGAATTCCACGGGGAAAAAATCCACACCTACCGGTTCGCCTCTCCTATCGCCCGGATCGATAGTCGACGCAGCGCTACTGACCGGTAACAGTATAAACGGTACGAAAGCGCCAGATGGCTATGTTCCGCCCCGATCGTCCACACCGTCGAGTGTAAAGTCGACCAACAGTAAGGGAGGCATGGATGTGGAGAAGGGTTCCGGTTCCGTGAACAACGCAACACATCACTCACCAATCACGGTGCAGCCGACTGCCGCTAGTATGTCGCCCAACTCTTCCTTTAAGCGTACCTCGGACCATAGCATTACAAACATAATGAACTCACCGCCACCGCCAGTGGAGAAGCAATCCGGCGAGCAACGTCGCTCGTTCGATGCGATCGACCAATCGCCGATTACATTTGCCAGCATGGACGGTCAGTCCGGGCTGGGTAAAGATAGTCTGAAACGATCGCCTGTCACGCCTGTATCGATCAACCTGTCGCCCGGCGAACGAAGACACCCATTGGCATCGCCAGACCGGCAGAGATGGAACAGCCGGGAGGATGATAGCGATAGTAGCATTGAGATAATCGCGGAATATAACGTTCCCAGGGCTGGTACGGCAATGTCCTTACAATCCGGTGCCAATCTATCCGCTTCCGTGAGCGTGCTTCAGCCGACAGCAACACCACTGCCCGGTGCTACGGCCAATCTGCCTGTTTTGAATaaagaaaagtataaaaacTTAATCGCAGGAAAGCATAAGACGCACGGCGGCAGTGGTAGCAGCGCTGGCTCAAGTCCGATCACCGCTGGTGACATTGTGTCGCCGGCAATGGGCAGTGGAAAGTACTCGAAACACTCACCGGTAGCTGGAGGGCATGGTAATGTTGCTTCGTGCGGCATCATTGGATTTGCGGCACCATCCGGTAATGTCAGTGGCAATATGTTACTTTCCGATGTGATCGGTGCTGGTGGAGGAGGAAGCGTCCGGTTGAAGGATACACCACCGCCCCTCGACGTTGACCAGATAATGAAGGATCTCAAGGAATTACAG aaacaacaaaatgttgGTGGTACGAACCGAAAATCAGACAGCACAGCGTTACagtcgcaacagcagcatg
- the LOC125766392 gene encoding ubinuclein-2 isoform X2 — protein MSDVKRAIGDVMKKGGGGGGSGSNPFSALSASECSVSAATLNPFGNSDKDGRGDRTNGANGSGGKGGRKFPTIRLEMNLFEPTADSFPEFNFSKLIHEEQKRLKKAQKKQIDRTSNGFLSDPDMDVEVERMAKELERKYGMGSEYATKGKTARPTKLDYYDRGAGYDEEDSFIDNSEAYDELIPQEVETVGGGFYINSGQLEFKQLSNFERPEDAQRMPKPKKRALSTSSESSDEEEPAGEKKKSTQSVPQAQKVQAEKSATLTESQQNRPEAVEHDKGTVSVVVSSEPTVAVLEDEKSRLNGHVAKKQKMVDNGPIGVDQKAKPSAGGESGKEKTNGVKAKSSTSVSAVASVTTAGSVDSSKKEENGGVKELKTTTVKDMLRAKRDSLRKMEQEKKGRSSGSSRVSSSEAEEDGDGGGDEEDEDEENGEGDDEDEEEDEVYGLEEVGSDKNSRESGSDVDMVSDSGSSHKSEKNARGKVMQSVSSTGTVATNGTVDSEGRAVVAPSGPQQPSKERKQKDCKLPEDIPDQLRKDVDALKEQARAVPGNGKLNFFENKIADLLIRIDDSARSSIGSSKKNAIFRHLEAQLSISRQSLQLKLKKIRIRKLENKSKSVLSKLEDVITDTMPAVLAKHQLDCTKVNDLRVAAAAAAQAATSLPNGEKSDTPPNPTPQIRNPKKKYSWNERSRNLLWELYNIRLQTYALVRPRNQTEEEVVAEYLRTKVVPLWPKGWIRYEDIHKELDRRKKALAKSQGNTTVAAQNSTGKKSTPTGSPLLSPGSIVDAALLTGNSINGTKAPDGYVPPRSSTPSSVKSTNSKGGMDVEKGSGSVNNATHHSPITVQPTAASMSPNSSFKRTSDHSITNIMNSPPPPVEKQSGEQRRSFDAIDQSPITFASMDGQSGLGKDSLKRSPVTPVSINLSPGERRHPLASPDRQRWNSREDDSDSSIEIIAEYNVPRAGTAMSLQSGANLSASVSVLQPTATPLPGATANLPVLNKEKYKNLIAGKHKTHGGSGSSAGSSPITAGDIVSPAMGSGKYSKHSPVAGGHGNVASCGIIGFAAPSGNVSGNMLLSDVIGAGGGGSVRLKDTPPPLDVDQIMKDLKELQKQQNVGGTNRKSDSTALQSQQQHVAATASTIPAAASGNVVADYFIDCDMDEDDILFATNYTYSGGHKN, from the exons ATGTCGGATGTAAAACGCGCCATTGGCGATGTAATGAAAAAGggcggcggtggcggtggtagcGGTTCCAATCCATTCAGTGCCCTATCGGCGTCAGAGTGTTCGGTGTCAGCAGCGACCCTAAATCCCTTCGGTAACAGCGACAAAGATGGCCGAGGGGATCGAACTAATGGGGCAAACGGAAGTGGTGGCAAGGGTGGAAGAAAGTTCCCAACGATACGTCTCGAGATGAACCTCTTCGAACCGACCGCCGACAGTTTTCCGGAGTTTAACTTTTCCAAGCTGATCCACGAAGAACag aaACGTCTTAAAAAGGcacagaagaaacaaatcgaTAGAACATCCAATGGATTCCTATCGGATCCGGATATGGATGTTGAAGTCGAACGAATGGCTAAAGAGTTGGAGAGAAAGTATGGTATGGGGTCAGAATATGCCACCAAGGGCAAAACAGCCCGTCCGACCAAGCTGGATTATTATGATCGTGGTGCGGGCTACGACGAGGAAGATTCCTTCATCGATAATTCTGAAGCG TACGACGAACTCATACCGCAGGAAGTGGAAACCGTCGGTGGTGGATTTTACATAAACTCGGGGCAGTTGGAATTTAAGCAGCTGTCCAACTTCGAGCGTCCGGAAGATGCACAACGCATGCCGAAACCGAAGAAACGTGCTCTTTCAACATCGTCCGAAAGCAGTGATGAAGAGGAACCAGctggagagaaaaagaaatcgaCGCAAAGCGTTCCGCAAGCGCAGAAAGTGCAGGCGGAAAAGTCGGCTACACTGACGGAAAGCCAGCAAAATCGACCAGAGGCTGTAGAGCACGATAAAGGAACCGTATCGGTTGTCGTATCGAGTGAACCAACTGTTGCTGTACTGGAAGATGAAAAATCTCGTCTAAATGGTCATGTCgcgaagaagcaaaagatgGTAGATAATGGGCCAATTGGAGTGGATCAGAAAGCAAAACCTTCGGCCGGTGGTGAGtctgggaaggaaaaaacaaatggcGTGAAAGCTAAATCATCAACCAGTGTCAGTGCCGTAGCGAGTGTGACCACAGCAGGAAGTGTGGACAGTAgtaaaaaggaggaaaatggTGGTGTGAAAGAATTGAAGACCACCACCGTGAAGGATATGTTGCGGGCCAAGCGGGATAGTTTGCGAAAAATGGAACAGGAGAAGAAAGGTCGTAGCAGTGGTTCGAGTCGCGTTTCCAGCTCGGAAGCGGAAGAggatggcgatggtggtggagATGAGGAGGACGAGGACGAAGAAAACGGCGAGggtgatgatgaggatgaagaGGAAGACGAAGTGTACGGATTAGAGGAAGTTGGAAGTGATAAAAATTCGCGCGAATCTGGTTCGGACGTGGATATGGTGTCGGACAGTGGGAGCAGCCATAAGAGTGAAAAGAACGCAAGGGGGAAAGTGATGCAGTCGGTAAGCAGCACTGGAACGGTGGCAACGAATGGAACGGTCGACAGTGAGGGACGTGCGGTTGTAGCACCGAGCGGACCACAACAGCCTTCCAAGGAACGGAAACAGAAGGACTGCAAgctgccagaagatattcccGACCAGCTGCGCAAGGATGTGGACGCATTGAAGGAACAGGCGCGTGCTGTGCCCGGCAATGGAAAGTTAAACTTCTTCGAAAACAAGATAGCGGACCTACTGATACGGATCGACGATAGTGCACGTTCCAGCATTggttccagcaaaaaaaatgcgatcTTTCGTCACCTGGAGGCGCAGCTGTCGATAAGCCGTCAGTCTCTTCAGTTAAAGCTGAAAAAGATTCGCATACGAAAGCTTGAAAACAAGTCGAAATCGGTACTTTCGAAACTAGAGGATGTCATTACCGATACGATGCCTGCGGTTTTAGCTAAGCATCAGCTAGACTGTACGAAGGTGAACGATTTGCGAGTAGCAGCAGCTGCCGCTGCACAAGCCGCCACTTCACTGCCAAATGGGGAGAAAAGCGATACCCCACCAAACCCAACTCCACAGATAAGAAatccaaagaaaaaatactCCTGGAATGAGCGATCGCGCAATCTGCTCTGGGAGCTGTACAACATCCGCCTGCAAACGTACGCACTGGTGCGGCCCCGCAACCAAACGGAGGAAGAAGTGGTGGCCGAGTATTTGCGCACCAAAGTAGTGCCACTGTGGCCGAAAGGTTGGATACGCTACGAGGACATCCACAAGGAGTTGGATCGGCGGAAAAAGGCACTGGCGAAGAGTCAGGGCAACACCACCGTTGCGGCACAGAATTCCACGGGGAAAAAATCCACACCTACCGGTTCGCCTCTCCTATCGCCCGGATCGATAGTCGACGCAGCGCTACTGACCGGTAACAGTATAAACGGTACGAAAGCGCCAGATGGCTATGTTCCGCCCCGATCGTCCACACCGTCGAGTGTAAAGTCGACCAACAGTAAGGGAGGCATGGATGTGGAGAAGGGTTCCGGTTCCGTGAACAACGCAACACATCACTCACCAATCACGGTGCAGCCGACTGCCGCTAGTATGTCGCCCAACTCTTCCTTTAAGCGTACCTCGGACCATAGCATTACAAACATAATGAACTCACCGCCACCGCCAGTGGAGAAGCAATCCGGCGAGCAACGTCGCTCGTTCGATGCGATCGACCAATCGCCGATTACATTTGCCAGCATGGACGGTCAGTCCGGGCTGGGTAAAGATAGTCTGAAACGATCGCCTGTCACGCCTGTATCGATCAACCTGTCGCCCGGCGAACGAAGACACCCATTGGCATCGCCAGACCGGCAGAGATGGAACAGCCGGGAGGATGATAGCGATAGTAGCATTGAGATAATCGCGGAATATAACGTTCCCAGGGCTGGTACGGCAATGTCCTTACAATCCGGTGCCAATCTATCCGCTTCCGTGAGCGTGCTTCAGCCGACAGCAACACCACTGCCCGGTGCTACGGCCAATCTGCCTGTTTTGAATaaagaaaagtataaaaacTTAATCGCAGGAAAGCATAAGACGCACGGCGGCAGTGGTAGCAGCGCTGGCTCAAGTCCGATCACCGCTGGTGACATTGTGTCGCCGGCAATGGGCAGTGGAAAGTACTCGAAACACTCACCGGTAGCTGGAGGGCATGGTAATGTTGCTTCGTGCGGCATCATTGGATTTGCGGCACCATCCGGTAATGTCAGTGGCAATATGTTACTTTCCGATGTGATCGGTGCTGGTGGAGGAGGAAGCGTCCGGTTGAAGGATACACCACCGCCCCTCGACGTTGACCAGATAATGAAGGATCTCAAGGAATTACAG aaacaacaaaatgttgGTGGTACGAACCGAAAATCAGACAGCACAGCGTTACagtcgcaacagcagcatg TAGCAGCAACGGCATCCACgataccagcagcagcatcgggGAATGTTGTTGCCGACTACTTTATCGACTGTGATATGGATGAGGACGATATTCTCTTCGCCACGAACTACACGTACAGTGGTGGACACAAGAACTGA